Part of the Nocardia higoensis genome, GAACCAGACGGTGTCGCACTTCTCCTCGCGCAGGAGGCGGGCGGCGCGGCGGGCGACGGCGGGGGTCGGCAGCATGAGCGTGGTGGGATGGCGGACCACCCGGAACTTCTGGCCCGCGTCGAACTTCACGTGTGAATCGCCGCGCCAGCGGGGTGCGTAGACCACCAGATCCTCCGGGGGCAGCTGCCCGGCGAGTGCCTGCAGATACGACTGGATACCACCCGGCCGGGGCGGGAAATCGTTGGTAACCAGCAGAGTTCGGGCCATACGGACAACCTACTCGGCGGCGGATAGCCCGCGCTGTCGTGGTCGCGCTAGCCCGAGCGGTCCGCGATCCAGGAACGCCACCGGCCGACGAGGCTCGCGCGGTCGGTACCGAGTACCTCGCGCAGCAGCCGGTCCTCGTCCGCACGGCCGTTCCCGGCGAGGGCGCGGTACAGCTGGAGCAGTCGTGGTTCGTCGTAGGTGGCGGCGACGAACGCGCAGATCGTCCACGCCTGTTCGTACGCCTCGACCGCGCCGGGTCCGCTGAACGCGGCGTCGGCGGGCAGCGCGTCGGGCAGGGCACCCGACCGGGCGGCGGCGCGTACGGTCGGGGCGATCTCGGCGAAGGTGTGACCGAGACCGCGATGGGCGACGTAGTCGGCGAAGCCCTCGGCCAGCCATTGCGGGGCGTCTGCCGCGGTGTGCGCGCGGGTGGCGAGGTGGGTGAGTTCGTGGCGCAGCAGGGTGCGTAGCTGGTCCGGGGTCAGGCGTGCGCCCGCATCGGGGGCGAAGACCACTCGCCGGCCCGTCGGGGGAGTGCCGAAGACGAACGGGTCGGAGAACGCGGCGGCCGCGATGTCGGCGGTCGTCGCGGCGGCGGCCGTTTCGTCGCTGTCCGCTCGGCTGCTTCCGCTCGTGATGCTGCCCGCATCGCCGCCCGCGCCCGGATCGGTGTCGGTCTCCGGGCCCGTGGCGAGTCGGGGTGGACGCAGGAGGGCGGCGAACTCGGCGCGGTCGGCGGCGACGACCACCACGACGGCGCGGGTCCACGCGGTGTCGCCGGTATCCCAGAAGCCTGCCACGGCGGACAGGGCCGCGGGCAGTTCGGCGGCCAGCCGGTCGGCGAGCGCCTCGTCGCCCGGATGAGCGAGGACGACGGCTTCGGTGTCCGGCGGCCGGATCTCGCGCAGCTCGCCGAACGGTGCCATGATCCGGCGCGCGGGTTCCAGGTGTGCGGTGCCCGCGAGATCCGCGTCCGCGAGCGGCGTGGCGGTTTCGGGGAGCAGGCGGATCAGCGCACAGCCGGAGACGGTCAGCAGCGCGATCACCGCCACCGTGAACAGGAACTGCCCCCGATCGCGAGCAGCGGCCGGAGGACCGAGAGGGTGACGGTCTGTCACGTCGACGTCAGTACCGCCGCGCGGAGTGATAGGGCGTGGAGCCCATCGGGGCGACCGCCACCGGCACACCGAAGGTCGACGCGTGCAGCATCATCCCGTTGCCGGCGTAGATGCCGACGTG contains:
- a CDS encoding peptidase MA family metallohydrolase, whose protein sequence is MTDRHPLGPPAAARDRGQFLFTVAVIALLTVSGCALIRLLPETATPLADADLAGTAHLEPARRIMAPFGELREIRPPDTEAVVLAHPGDEALADRLAAELPAALSAVAGFWDTGDTAWTRAVVVVVAADRAEFAALLRPPRLATGPETDTDPGAGGDAGSITSGSSRADSDETAAAATTADIAAAAFSDPFVFGTPPTGRRVVFAPDAGARLTPDQLRTLLRHELTHLATRAHTAADAPQWLAEGFADYVAHRGLGHTFAEIAPTVRAAARSGALPDALPADAAFSGPGAVEAYEQAWTICAFVAATYDEPRLLQLYRALAGNGRADEDRLLREVLGTDRASLVGRWRSWIADRSG